One genomic window of Paeniglutamicibacter sp. Y32M11 includes the following:
- a CDS encoding lipopolysaccharide assembly protein LapA domain-containing protein, which translates to MVEQPTSTPEPDPVPRPSARTLPAKDPKDAKASTRAAVVWAFTIVGIAVLILLVIFMMQNQAQATIYFLGFQGQMALGISMLLAAVGGAVVVAIVAAVRIIQLRSRAGAASRRLERHAK; encoded by the coding sequence ATGGTCGAACAACCCACGTCCACGCCGGAACCCGACCCGGTGCCCCGGCCGTCTGCCCGCACCTTGCCAGCCAAGGATCCCAAGGACGCCAAGGCCAGTACTCGGGCCGCGGTCGTGTGGGCCTTCACCATCGTCGGCATCGCGGTGCTGATCCTCTTGGTGATCTTCATGATGCAAAACCAGGCGCAAGCCACCATCTACTTCCTCGGATTCCAGGGGCAGATGGCCTTGGGCATTTCGATGCTGCTCGCCGCCGTGGGAGGCGCCGTGGTCGTGGCCATCGTCGCCGCGGTACGCATCATCCAGCTGCGCAGTCGTGCCGGGGCCGCCTCCCGGCGCCTGGAACGGCACGCAAAATAG
- a CDS encoding carbohydrate ABC transporter permease, whose amino-acid sequence MDTTRTYTLRKRNRRQTRNALLFISPWILGFLIFTLWPILYSGYLSLTDYDVLNDPNFVGLENYRQLGEDPRVMLSLRNTMFYAALSVPLHIGIALLLAMLLMHARRATGFFRTVFYLPNMTPPVAVGILLLLLFNGHNGLVNAVLGFVGIPGPDWTTDSTWIKPGLVLMSLWTLGGSTIILLAALNNVPRDLYDAALVDGAGPLRRFTSVTVPMISGTLFFLVIVNTIAALQSFTEAYTAYFGAGNGTYSNDAALFYVIYLFRQAFEYLNMGFASAMAWLLFAIIMVITAIQYVVGRKLVFYEGEDGG is encoded by the coding sequence GTGGACACCACAAGAACCTATACGCTGCGCAAGCGCAACCGGCGCCAGACCCGGAATGCGCTGCTGTTCATCTCCCCGTGGATCCTCGGCTTCCTGATCTTCACGCTGTGGCCGATCCTCTACAGCGGGTACCTCTCACTGACCGACTACGACGTGCTCAACGACCCGAACTTCGTGGGGCTGGAAAACTACCGCCAGCTCGGCGAGGACCCCCGAGTCATGCTCTCGTTGCGCAACACGATGTTCTACGCGGCATTGTCGGTGCCGCTGCACATCGGCATCGCGCTGCTGCTGGCCATGCTGCTGATGCATGCTAGGCGGGCCACCGGCTTCTTCCGCACCGTGTTCTATTTGCCCAATATGACTCCCCCGGTGGCCGTGGGCATCCTGTTGCTGCTGCTTTTCAATGGGCACAACGGGTTGGTCAATGCGGTGCTGGGCTTCGTCGGGATCCCGGGGCCGGACTGGACGACCGACAGCACCTGGATCAAGCCTGGACTTGTGCTGATGAGCCTGTGGACCCTGGGCGGGTCCACCATCATCCTGCTGGCGGCGTTGAACAACGTGCCCCGGGACCTGTACGACGCGGCCTTGGTGGATGGTGCCGGTCCGCTGCGCCGCTTCACGTCCGTGACCGTGCCGATGATCTCGGGCACCTTGTTCTTCCTGGTCATTGTCAACACCATTGCGGCGCTGCAGTCCTTCACCGAGGCCTACACCGCGTACTTCGGGGCAGGAAACGGAACCTACAGCAACGATGCGGCCCTGTTCTACGTCATCTACCTCTTCCGGCAGGCGTTCGAATACCTGAACATGGGCTTCGCCTCGGCCATGGCCTGGCTGCTCTTCGCCATCATCATGGTCATCACCGCGATCCAGTACGTGGTGGGACGCAAACTGGTTTTCTACGAAGGAGAAGACGGTGGCTAG
- a CDS encoding GAF and ANTAR domain-containing protein: MIAVNEYLRDLLLETLDLESFLNALTHVSAEALSVAGGPVHVGITLRRHKRVGTVASSSALAQELDEVQYSYGEGPCLSACSEQRTISVPDISLDRRWPDYFQAIATVGIRSMLAVPFTLDSEDTAAINLYSMRPHAFDDEAITQAEAYSQQASALLNLAVTVAQLRDNEENLRLALASRTTINLAVGIIMGQNKCSQERSFEILKSASSSRNIKLRHVAEAVIASTTNVPVTTHFEA, encoded by the coding sequence ATGATCGCCGTAAACGAGTACCTGAGGGATCTGCTTCTTGAAACGCTCGATTTGGAATCCTTTCTCAACGCGTTGACCCACGTCAGTGCCGAGGCATTGTCGGTTGCAGGGGGCCCGGTGCATGTGGGCATCACACTGCGCCGGCACAAGCGCGTCGGCACCGTGGCCAGCAGCAGCGCTCTGGCCCAGGAGCTTGACGAGGTGCAGTATAGCTATGGCGAAGGCCCGTGCCTGAGCGCGTGCAGCGAGCAGCGCACTATCAGCGTCCCGGACATTTCGCTCGACCGCCGCTGGCCCGACTACTTCCAGGCAATAGCCACCGTTGGCATCCGCTCCATGCTTGCCGTGCCGTTCACGCTGGATTCGGAGGACACCGCGGCGATCAACCTGTACTCGATGAGGCCACATGCGTTCGACGATGAGGCGATCACGCAGGCCGAGGCCTACTCCCAGCAGGCCTCGGCCCTGCTGAACTTGGCCGTGACGGTAGCCCAGCTCCGTGACAACGAGGAAAACCTGAGGCTCGCCCTGGCCTCCCGCACGACCATCAACTTGGCCGTGGGGATCATTATGGGCCAGAACAAGTGCAGCCAGGAACGGTCCTTCGAGATCCTCAAGTCGGCCTCGAGCTCGCGGAACATCAAGCTGCGCCATGTGGCCGAGGCGGTCATTGCCTCGACGACCAACGTCCCTGTCACCACACATTTCGAGGCTTAG
- a CDS encoding DUF4193 family protein has protein sequence MSQDYDETRPDVAEASERTLKDVRQMDVPDAKSVQAELEEADLSEGTELPGAIVLDELVVEVVPQASDEFVCGECFAVRHRSQVAKVVDGVMICRDCAEL, from the coding sequence ATGAGCCAGGATTACGACGAAACCCGCCCCGATGTGGCCGAGGCGTCCGAGCGCACCCTGAAGGACGTCCGGCAAATGGATGTGCCCGATGCCAAGAGCGTCCAGGCCGAGTTGGAGGAAGCGGATCTTTCCGAAGGAACTGAGCTCCCGGGCGCCATCGTGCTCGACGAGCTCGTGGTGGAAGTCGTGCCCCAGGCCTCGGATGAATTCGTGTGCGGGGAATGTTTTGCCGTCCGACACCGAAGCCAGGTGGCCAAGGTCGTGGACGGTGTGATGATCTGCCGGGATTGTGCGGAGCTCTAG
- a CDS encoding carbohydrate ABC transporter permease, with amino-acid sequence MASIPILKPVPAAESDPRPVPVPEPTGTRPKRRSPLKLLLWLALLAATAVFVYPLIWLVSASFKPQSEVFDNRLIPQSPTLQNYVDIWNAAPLALWMGNTVLVTVLAAVAVTLSSSMVAWGFAYYRFRGRNVLFFLVLATMMLPGAVTLIPTFLIWNALGQVGTLTPLWAGNLFGSAFYIFLLRQFFLGVPRQIFEAARTDGANDWQLFRHFALPLCKPALIVTLLFEAQAAWTDLMRPLIYLRDSSTFTVPRGLKAMVDQFGFAGNWHWELIVTASVITTLPMIVMFFIGQRHFIEGVATTGLKG; translated from the coding sequence GTGGCTAGCATCCCGATCCTGAAGCCAGTCCCCGCCGCCGAGTCGGACCCCCGGCCGGTTCCCGTCCCGGAGCCGACCGGGACGCGGCCCAAGAGACGATCGCCGCTCAAACTCCTGCTGTGGCTTGCGCTTCTGGCGGCCACGGCGGTATTCGTCTACCCACTGATCTGGCTTGTTTCGGCATCATTCAAGCCGCAGTCCGAGGTCTTCGACAACCGGCTCATCCCGCAGTCTCCGACGCTGCAGAATTACGTGGATATTTGGAACGCGGCGCCGCTGGCGCTGTGGATGGGCAACACCGTGCTGGTCACCGTGCTGGCGGCCGTGGCGGTGACGCTGAGTAGCTCCATGGTGGCGTGGGGTTTTGCCTACTACCGCTTCCGCGGCCGCAATGTGTTGTTCTTCCTGGTGCTGGCCACCATGATGCTGCCCGGGGCCGTCACGCTGATCCCCACGTTCCTGATCTGGAACGCGTTGGGGCAGGTAGGCACCCTCACCCCGCTGTGGGCCGGGAACTTGTTCGGCTCGGCCTTCTACATCTTCCTGCTGCGCCAGTTCTTCCTGGGGGTGCCCCGGCAGATCTTTGAGGCGGCCCGCACCGACGGCGCCAACGACTGGCAGCTCTTCCGCCATTTTGCCCTGCCGCTGTGCAAGCCGGCGCTGATCGTCACCTTGCTCTTTGAGGCACAGGCCGCGTGGACGGACCTGATGCGACCGCTGATCTACCTGCGGGACTCGAGCACGTTCACGGTCCCCCGCGGGCTCAAGGCCATGGTGGACCAGTTCGGCTTCGCCGGCAATTGGCACTGGGAATTGATTGTCACGGCCAGCGTGATCACCACGTTGCCGATGATCGTGATGTTCTTCATCGGCCAGCGGCACTTTATCGAGGGTGTGGCCACGACCGGGCTCAAGGGATAA
- a CDS encoding glutamate--cysteine ligase: MRNFGVEEELLLIDAATGMLAPTAADVLHSSGNSTHFSGHDAQNVDAASLTHELKQEQIELVSAPFGDLSALSAAMVKGRQEADRLATLSGCRVVALGTYPMRAASSLVPLPRYLAMEGKFGITLKEQLTCGFHVHVSVVSDEEAVAVLDRIRLWLPLLLALSSNSPYWQGADSGYASFRYQAWRRWPTAGPTDIFGSADAYRRIVGILLQCDVMLDEGMVYFDARLSSRHPTVEIRIADVCLEAGDGAAIAALVRALVECAAREWQRGQPPLPCPTEVLRLASWRASSLGLHGSLLHPLENRLCPAEAALAAMLSHTRPVLEEYGDLRYVLEAIQRIKLAGTGADRQRRAFQANESLRDTVFDAAERTQTLIS; encoded by the coding sequence ATGCGCAACTTCGGGGTCGAGGAAGAGCTGCTGCTCATCGATGCCGCCACCGGGATGCTTGCCCCGACGGCGGCAGACGTGCTGCATTCCTCCGGCAACTCCACCCATTTCAGTGGCCATGATGCCCAAAACGTCGATGCCGCCTCGCTGACCCACGAACTGAAGCAGGAACAGATTGAATTGGTCTCCGCTCCCTTCGGCGATCTGTCGGCATTGTCGGCCGCCATGGTGAAGGGACGGCAGGAAGCCGACCGCTTGGCGACCTTGTCCGGGTGCCGTGTCGTGGCGCTGGGAACATACCCGATGCGGGCAGCCTCCAGCCTGGTGCCGTTGCCCCGCTACCTGGCCATGGAAGGGAAGTTCGGCATCACCCTCAAGGAGCAACTCACCTGCGGGTTCCATGTCCACGTCTCGGTGGTGTCGGACGAGGAGGCCGTGGCGGTGCTTGACCGGATCCGGCTGTGGCTTCCCCTGCTTCTGGCGCTGAGCAGCAACTCGCCTTATTGGCAGGGAGCGGACAGCGGCTATGCAAGCTTCAGGTACCAGGCCTGGCGGCGCTGGCCGACGGCCGGCCCCACGGACATTTTTGGCTCGGCGGATGCATATCGGCGCATCGTTGGAATCCTCCTCCAATGCGACGTGATGCTCGACGAGGGCATGGTGTATTTCGATGCCCGGCTCTCATCCCGGCACCCGACCGTCGAAATCCGTATCGCCGATGTCTGCCTCGAGGCCGGCGACGGGGCTGCCATCGCCGCCCTGGTCCGGGCCTTGGTGGAATGCGCCGCCAGGGAATGGCAGAGGGGCCAACCGCCGCTGCCCTGCCCCACCGAGGTGCTGCGGCTGGCCTCCTGGAGGGCGAGCAGTCTCGGTCTGCATGGATCGCTGCTCCACCCGCTCGAAAATCGCCTCTGCCCCGCGGAGGCAGCCCTTGCGGCCATGCTGAGCCACACACGTCCGGTCCTGGAGGAATATGGCGACCTCCGCTACGTCCTCGAAGCGATCCAGCGGATCAAGCTCGCCGGAACGGGTGCCGATCGCCAGCGCCGGGCCTTCCAAGCCAACGAAAGCCTTCGGGACACCGTCTTCGATGCCGCCGAACGGACACAGACCCTCATTTCCTGA
- a CDS encoding bifunctional PIG-L family deacetylase/class I SAM-dependent methyltransferase: MVNFSHTDPGTPEALWVELGVGELPPLPAEAEPGRAPMVLVLSAHPDDETLGAGGLVRLALAAGARVHVIVATAGEASHPGSPGHPPERLARIRAAELEEALAALGPAGAAGATATLELLGLPDGALAKDISAVEAAVRAAGPGPGTLLVAPYRHDGHGDHDALGSLAARLAQELGLGLLEYPIWFWHWARPDGDPAWTRWHSLALDPQTAAAKAAAMESHRSQIAPLSAAPQDAAVLQGPFLQHFTRPAETYRYTPAGLRDSGTAVQTFDALYTRRPDPWHYLGSEYEERKRAITLASLPRRRYGTVLELGCSIGVLTRELAPRARSLLALDASEVALRDAAQRVADQPHVSLLRAVLPHQWPVIEPASQDLVVVSEIGYFLAADELDQLLLRCRESLSPGGQLLLCHWLHPVEGWPLDGDGVHAAARDLGLEPKLLHRETDFILEVLERPGAGDE, encoded by the coding sequence ATGGTGAACTTCAGCCACACCGATCCGGGCACCCCGGAGGCCTTGTGGGTCGAATTAGGCGTGGGCGAGCTGCCGCCCCTTCCGGCGGAGGCCGAACCTGGGCGCGCACCCATGGTGCTCGTCCTCTCGGCGCACCCCGACGACGAAACGCTGGGAGCGGGGGGCCTGGTCCGCCTGGCACTGGCCGCCGGTGCCCGGGTGCACGTCATCGTGGCGACCGCCGGCGAGGCCTCGCATCCGGGATCTCCGGGTCATCCCCCGGAGCGGCTGGCCCGCATCCGGGCCGCCGAACTCGAAGAAGCTCTCGCGGCGCTGGGCCCGGCCGGCGCCGCGGGCGCGACCGCCACCTTAGAGTTGCTGGGGCTGCCGGACGGCGCGCTGGCCAAGGACATCTCGGCGGTGGAGGCAGCAGTGCGGGCCGCCGGCCCGGGACCGGGCACGCTCCTGGTGGCGCCCTACCGCCACGACGGCCACGGGGACCACGATGCACTCGGGTCCTTGGCCGCGCGGCTGGCCCAGGAACTCGGGCTGGGGCTGCTCGAATACCCGATCTGGTTCTGGCACTGGGCACGGCCCGACGGCGATCCCGCCTGGACCCGCTGGCATTCCCTAGCCCTGGATCCGCAGACCGCGGCTGCCAAGGCCGCCGCGATGGAATCCCACCGTTCGCAGATCGCCCCGCTCTCTGCCGCGCCGCAGGACGCGGCCGTGCTGCAAGGCCCCTTCCTGCAGCATTTCACCCGCCCCGCCGAAACCTACCGGTACACGCCGGCGGGGCTGCGGGACTCCGGAACGGCGGTGCAGACCTTCGACGCGCTCTACACCCGGCGTCCCGATCCGTGGCACTACCTGGGCAGCGAGTACGAGGAACGCAAGCGTGCCATCACCCTCGCATCATTGCCGCGCCGGCGGTACGGAACGGTGCTGGAACTGGGTTGTTCCATCGGTGTGCTGACCCGCGAACTGGCACCGCGGGCCCGGTCGCTGCTGGCGTTGGACGCCAGCGAGGTGGCCCTGCGGGATGCCGCGCAGCGGGTGGCGGACCAGCCCCACGTATCCCTGCTCCGGGCGGTGCTGCCGCACCAGTGGCCCGTGATCGAACCGGCCTCCCAAGACCTCGTGGTGGTCTCGGAGATCGGGTACTTCCTGGCCGCCGACGAATTGGACCAGTTGCTGTTGCGCTGCCGCGAGTCCCTGTCCCCCGGTGGGCAGCTGCTGCTGTGCCACTGGTTGCATCCGGTGGAGGGATGGCCCCTGGATGGCGACGGGGTACATGCCGCCGCCCGGGACCTGGGCCTGGAACCCAAGCTGCTGCATCGCGAAACCGACTTCATCCTCGAAGTCCTCGAAAGGCCCGGCGCCGGCGATGAATGA
- a CDS encoding acyl-CoA dehydrogenase family protein, translating into MADVWHVNFSPAAKPAVGSSSTLGWDVETQLLMASRHCQGDPAPILAALADSREAPPTPGSGRTTAVWEFLATLAGADLAAARTVEPHLDAAAILSHAGIGWQPGTTWGVFAAEGGANKPATARQETPGAAWTLDGLKPWCSLAGTLDHAVVTAHVDGGRRAFAVDLRQAGVTAHSGSWESHGLGRIPSEPVDFSGARAHPVGATNWYLDRPGFAVGGVGVAACWFGGAVGIYRTLFRSAQGREPDQLARAWLGEADRLLASGAALLREAARDADDGTLTWETAQRVRGHIAETCERLLVLAGRALGPAPLGFDRDHARRVADLGIYIRQHHSSRDDAALGGLLLEDANGGTGRW; encoded by the coding sequence ATGGCCGATGTGTGGCACGTGAACTTCTCCCCCGCAGCGAAACCCGCCGTCGGGTCTTCATCAACTCTGGGTTGGGACGTGGAAACGCAATTGCTCATGGCCTCGCGCCATTGCCAAGGGGATCCTGCACCGATCCTTGCGGCCCTGGCCGACTCCCGTGAAGCACCGCCGACCCCGGGATCGGGGCGGACCACCGCCGTGTGGGAATTCCTTGCCACGCTGGCCGGCGCGGACCTTGCCGCAGCCAGGACCGTGGAACCGCACCTGGATGCCGCCGCCATCCTGTCGCATGCCGGCATCGGTTGGCAACCGGGAACCACCTGGGGGGTGTTTGCCGCCGAGGGCGGCGCGAACAAACCCGCCACCGCACGGCAAGAAACACCCGGGGCCGCGTGGACACTCGATGGCCTCAAGCCCTGGTGTTCCCTGGCGGGAACCCTCGACCACGCGGTGGTGACGGCCCACGTCGACGGCGGACGACGGGCCTTCGCCGTGGACCTGCGCCAAGCGGGGGTCACCGCGCATTCGGGTTCCTGGGAGAGCCACGGGCTGGGCAGGATTCCCAGCGAGCCGGTGGATTTCTCGGGTGCCCGGGCCCACCCGGTGGGCGCCACCAACTGGTACCTCGACCGGCCGGGATTCGCGGTCGGCGGCGTGGGCGTGGCCGCCTGCTGGTTCGGCGGTGCCGTGGGCATCTACCGCACCCTCTTTCGTTCCGCGCAGGGGCGTGAACCGGACCAGCTGGCCCGGGCCTGGCTGGGCGAGGCGGACCGACTCCTGGCCTCCGGCGCGGCCCTGCTACGCGAAGCCGCCCGAGATGCCGATGACGGCACCCTGACGTGGGAAACCGCCCAACGCGTCCGGGGCCACATCGCCGAAACCTGCGAACGCCTGCTGGTGCTGGCCGGCCGGGCGCTGGGCCCGGCCCCGCTCGGATTCGACCGGGACCATGCGCGCAGGGTCGCGGACCTGGGCATCTACATCAGGCAACACCACTCGTCCCGCGACGATGCCGCGTTGGGCGGACTCCTGCTCGAAGATGCGAACGGAGGCACCGGCCGATGGTGA
- a CDS encoding DUF6766 family protein, which yields MRKALRSQMLSITFAILFLGALVGQSFAGLGVYNENQIAHGSSPAGYWEFVTSSNFVVDVAENWQSEYLQFFLFILATIWLIQRGSPESKKPGDEGVGTDESQLVGRFAKPNSPKWATVGGWRLKLYSNSLLLVMGTVFLASWWLQSVAGTMVYNADQLDHGQPPVEWIQYVFSADFWDRTLQNWQSEFLAVGSMVALSIYLRQRGSAESKPVGTPHTETSTEGE from the coding sequence ATGCGCAAAGCACTACGATCCCAAATGCTCAGTATCACTTTCGCGATCCTTTTCCTCGGTGCCCTGGTGGGACAGTCCTTCGCGGGACTTGGGGTGTATAACGAGAACCAGATCGCCCACGGGTCTTCCCCGGCGGGATACTGGGAATTCGTGACCTCGAGCAACTTCGTCGTCGACGTCGCCGAAAACTGGCAGTCCGAGTACCTGCAGTTCTTCCTGTTCATCCTCGCCACCATTTGGCTGATCCAGCGTGGGTCCCCGGAGTCCAAAAAGCCAGGCGACGAGGGCGTGGGCACCGACGAAAGCCAACTGGTCGGTCGATTCGCCAAACCGAACTCGCCGAAATGGGCCACGGTCGGCGGATGGCGGCTCAAGCTGTACTCCAATTCCTTGTTACTGGTCATGGGCACGGTGTTCCTTGCGTCCTGGTGGCTGCAGTCGGTTGCCGGCACCATGGTCTACAACGCCGACCAGCTCGACCACGGACAGCCGCCCGTCGAGTGGATCCAGTACGTTTTCAGCGCGGACTTCTGGGACCGCACGCTGCAGAACTGGCAGTCCGAGTTCCTGGCGGTCGGCAGCATGGTCGCCCTGTCCATCTACCTGCGACAACGCGGCTCCGCGGAATCCAAGCCCGTCGGAACCCCGCACACCGAGACCTCCACGGAAGGGGAATAG
- a CDS encoding GlsB/YeaQ/YmgE family stress response membrane protein, with protein sequence MSFIGWIVLGLIVGAITKVIKPDEQGGGWIVTLLLGIVDAVLGGWIESAIFGIEINEFWDLSTWLLTIGGALIVLVVWGLSTRKRT encoded by the coding sequence ATGAGTTTCATTGGTTGGATAGTTCTTGGACTGATTGTCGGCGCCATTACAAAGGTCATCAAACCAGACGAACAGGGTGGCGGCTGGATTGTCACCCTGTTGCTCGGAATCGTCGACGCCGTTCTCGGCGGATGGATCGAATCGGCAATCTTTGGTATCGAAATCAATGAATTCTGGGACCTGTCAACATGGTTGCTGACCATCGGCGGAGCATTGATCGTTCTCGTAGTTTGGGGGCTTTCGACGCGCAAGCGGACATAA
- a CDS encoding ABC transporter substrate-binding protein: protein MYFRDSCPPPLEPGLARRSKTAVALAAAASMLLVGCATGTQPNVTAQGPDPFPAGAELSGVLNIMGYNADADEVARTRADLAGKTIAPATVKAVEGELDVQQFLSAVAAGDAPDLIYANRDQLGTFAARKAIMPIDTCITGEGISLDDFRKPALDQVTFGGHIYGIPEFNQVQIIMANRTLLENAGLDTSDVDGSDWSKVTEANKKLAQQKGSKPSVIGFDSKLPEFLPLWAKANGADMISADGKKAQLDDPKVVAALEFGVGIYTDQGGFGSVKAFRDSADFFGKGNQFATGVLGAMPMEQWYVNILNDVSPGAPVAFDTFKTSSGQPLSFGSGSAWAIPAAGKNPQAACRYIKTITETASWMAAAEARATARQKEKKPFTGLFTANQKADEQIKAKYVDSSAALQSPWKEAVQASYEANEASFSLPANPADAEFKQAWLDGVNRVLNSKASPAESMATAQKEAQSALDKAWSTLEKADADGSAG from the coding sequence ATGTACTTCAGGGATTCGTGCCCCCCACCCCTCGAGCCAGGGCTGGCCCGCCGCAGCAAGACTGCCGTGGCGCTGGCCGCAGCCGCCTCGATGCTTCTGGTCGGCTGTGCCACCGGGACCCAGCCCAACGTCACGGCGCAGGGTCCGGACCCGTTCCCGGCCGGCGCCGAGCTCAGCGGGGTGCTCAACATCATGGGCTACAACGCGGACGCCGACGAAGTCGCCCGCACCCGGGCGGACCTCGCGGGCAAGACCATCGCCCCCGCGACCGTCAAGGCCGTGGAGGGCGAGCTGGATGTCCAGCAATTCCTGTCGGCGGTGGCGGCAGGCGATGCCCCGGATTTGATCTATGCCAACCGCGACCAGCTGGGCACCTTCGCCGCCCGCAAGGCCATCATGCCGATCGATACCTGCATCACCGGGGAGGGGATCTCCCTGGATGACTTCCGCAAGCCGGCCCTCGACCAGGTCACCTTCGGCGGACACATCTACGGCATCCCGGAATTCAACCAGGTTCAGATCATCATGGCCAACCGCACGCTGCTGGAAAATGCGGGACTGGACACCTCCGATGTGGACGGATCGGACTGGAGCAAGGTCACCGAGGCCAACAAGAAGCTGGCGCAGCAGAAGGGATCCAAGCCCTCGGTCATCGGGTTCGATTCGAAGCTTCCCGAGTTCCTGCCGCTGTGGGCCAAGGCCAACGGCGCGGACATGATCTCCGCCGACGGTAAGAAAGCCCAGCTCGATGACCCGAAGGTCGTGGCGGCCCTGGAATTCGGCGTCGGCATCTACACCGACCAGGGAGGCTTCGGCTCGGTGAAGGCATTCCGCGATTCGGCCGACTTCTTCGGCAAGGGCAACCAGTTCGCCACCGGCGTGCTCGGGGCCATGCCCATGGAACAGTGGTACGTCAACATCCTCAACGATGTCTCTCCGGGAGCCCCCGTGGCCTTTGACACCTTCAAGACCAGCTCCGGGCAACCCTTGAGCTTCGGCTCGGGATCCGCCTGGGCCATTCCGGCGGCCGGCAAGAATCCGCAGGCCGCCTGCCGCTACATCAAGACCATCACCGAGACCGCCTCCTGGATGGCCGCAGCCGAGGCCCGGGCCACGGCGCGCCAGAAGGAAAAGAAGCCGTTCACCGGCCTGTTCACCGCCAACCAGAAGGCCGATGAGCAAATCAAGGCGAAGTACGTCGACTCGTCCGCCGCCCTTCAAAGCCCGTGGAAGGAAGCAGTGCAGGCCTCCTACGAGGCCAACGAAGCGTCCTTCTCGCTGCCGGCCAACCCGGCGGACGCGGAGTTCAAGCAGGCCTGGCTGGATGGGGTCAACCGAGTGCTCAATTCCAAAGCCTCCCCGGCCGAATCCATGGCCACCGCCCAGAAGGAGGCCCAGTCGGCCCTGGACAAGGCGTGGTCAACGCTGGAAAAGGCCGACGCCGACGGCAGCGCCGGATAG
- a CDS encoding glycosyltransferase family 2 protein produces MNDGIRRLAIVVPVRNEEALLGGCLRHLQAAMNQLGDARPGLRVGLTLVLDGCRDGSEAIAEAAVARDRRVEVLAVDCGSVGATRAAGVALALGEPSAAGRSELAHTWIACTDADTRVPRHWLTGQLALAESGVDVVTGTVEPDRAELGERLFGLWQQSYVRTEGHGHVHGANLGVRASAYVSVGGFDPVPVHEDKLLVHKLRSGGARIRATTRLHAVTSGRLRGRLEAGFADYLRTLDPGVLSHVGRPGP; encoded by the coding sequence ATGAATGACGGGATCCGGAGGCTGGCCATCGTCGTGCCGGTGCGCAACGAGGAGGCGTTGCTCGGCGGCTGCCTGCGGCACCTGCAGGCCGCCATGAACCAGCTGGGCGACGCACGCCCCGGGCTCCGGGTGGGGCTCACCCTGGTCCTAGACGGCTGCCGCGATGGCTCGGAGGCGATCGCCGAGGCCGCCGTGGCCCGGGATCGCCGCGTCGAGGTGCTTGCCGTGGATTGTGGTTCCGTGGGCGCCACCCGGGCCGCCGGCGTGGCGCTGGCCTTGGGCGAACCGTCCGCGGCGGGCCGCAGTGAGCTCGCGCATACCTGGATCGCCTGCACGGACGCCGATACCCGGGTGCCGCGGCATTGGCTGACCGGGCAGCTGGCATTGGCCGAATCCGGCGTCGACGTGGTGACCGGGACGGTGGAACCGGATCGGGCGGAACTGGGGGAACGCCTCTTTGGATTGTGGCAGCAGTCATATGTCCGGACCGAGGGGCACGGGCACGTCCACGGAGCGAACCTGGGGGTCCGGGCCTCGGCCTACGTGTCTGTCGGCGGCTTCGATCCGGTGCCGGTGCACGAGGACAAATTATTGGTCCACAAGCTGCGCTCCGGCGGTGCGCGGATCCGGGCCACCACCCGGCTGCACGCCGTCACCTCCGGGCGCCTGCGGGGCCGGCTGGAGGCCGGTTTTGCCGATTACCTGCGGACCCTGGACCCCGGTGTCTTGTCGCACGTCGGCAGGCCCGGCCCCTGA